A genomic stretch from Helianthus annuus cultivar XRQ/B chromosome 1, HanXRQr2.0-SUNRISE, whole genome shotgun sequence includes:
- the LOC110873493 gene encoding UDP-D-apiose/UDP-D-xylose synthase 1-like isoform X2, with amino-acid sequence MRCNYLAHEVNLYFLNVVKYMGKPSVAFFPKIQDPAYYILKEDTSPCIFCSIEKQRWSYACAKQLIERFIYAEGAENGFENAFIGLYMHLWDWALFCVASLALVILQLKLSMDVAFVLYPFYSFRLSRLCL; translated from the exons ATGAGATGCAATTATCTTGCACATGAGGTAAATTTGTATTTCTTAAATGTTGTGAAGTATATGGGAAAACCATCGGTAGCTTTCTTCCCCAAGATACAG GATCCTGCTTACTATATTCTCAAAGAAGACACATCCCCTTGCATTTTTTGCTCAATCGAGAAACAACGATGGTCTTATGCATGTGCAAAACAGTTAATTGAGAGGTTCATCTATG CCGAGGGTGCTGAGAATGGTTTTGAGAATGCTtttatcg GTTTATATATGCATTTATGGGATTGGGCGTTGTTCTGTGTTGCATCTCTTGCATTGGTCATATTGCAGCTGAAGCTATCCATGGATGTTGCCTTTGTTTTGTATCCTTTTTATTCCTTTCGTTTATCTCGGTTATGTTTGTAA
- the LOC110873493 gene encoding uncharacterized protein LOC110873493 isoform X1, translating to MSSSRFMLNLYAFVRKAASDSNNDEGKSNTSSELGEPINLKASSDSNNDERKSDTSSELGEPINLKAASDSDNDNDEGKSNTSSELGEPINLKVMGISVSSVCISVHIGQAGIQVGNSRWKLYCLEHYAVILTNVSMVDSTL from the exons ATGTCTTCATCACG TTTCATGCTTAATTTGTACGCGTTTGTACGCAAGGCTGCATCGGATTCAAATAACGATGAAGGAAAGAGCAACACGAGTTCTGAGTTAGGTGAACCGATTAATCTCAAG GCTTCATCGGATTCAAATAACGATGAAAGAAAGAGCGACACGAGTTCTGAGTTAGGTGAACCGATTAATCTCAAG GCTGCATCGGATTCAGATAACGATAACGACGAAGGAAAGAGCAACACGAGTTCTGAGTTAGGTGAACCGATTAATCTCAAG GTAATGGGGATTTCCGTGTCATCAGTATGCATTTCTGTTCACATCGGTCAAGCCGGAATCCAAGTCGGCAACTCACGCTGGAAGCTCTATTGTCTCGAACAT TATGCAGTGATTTTGACCAACGTAAGCATGGTGGATTCAACACTTTGA